In a single window of the Desulforegula conservatrix Mb1Pa genome:
- a CDS encoding multidrug efflux RND transporter permease subunit, producing MNISAPFIKKPVATTLITIGIVLAGIVAFRLLPVSPLPQVDFPTISVAASLPGADPETMSTSVAAPLERQLGQIAGVTEMTSTSYRGTTGITLQFDLDRNIDGAARDVQAAINAARGFLPLNLPNNPTYRKVNPADAPVMILSLTSETVSTAKMYDVASSIIQQKLSQVQGVGQVHVGGSSLPAVRVDLNPTALNKYGISLAAVRSMLSNTNANKPKGNLANDDRTWEIRANDQLRTADQYLPLIVSYKSGSAVRLSDVADVQDSVEDLRTAGLVNGIPAVSVIVFRQPGANIIETVDKVRSMVPQLESSLPGGVKLSVVLDRTPPIRGSLRDVEQNLIISILLVILVVFWFLRSIRSTIIPATAVAVSIIGTFGIMYLLGYSLDNLSLMALTISTGFVVDDAIVVLENITRYREKGMSPLQAALTGTKEIAFTVMSMSTSLVAVFIPILLMGGMVGRLFREFAVTLSAAIMMSLLVSLTLTPMMCARLLKPETNEGHGPVYRTSEAVLNWMHSRYELSLNWALRHHRIMLGVTVITLAVNIALFVKIPKGFFPEQDSGRLSGNIQAAQDISFQALKEKLTQVVDIIRKDPDVENVAGFTGGGGGGGSTTNTGRMFIALKPFEERLTPLTGIIARLRKKLSEIPGAATFLQPVQDLRIGGRMSNAMYQYTLQGDNVRELNVWGPKVLQKLRALPMLVDVNSDQQNKGLQVSIEIDRQTASKLGITPQAIDEILYDAFGQRPVSVNYTLLNQYRVIMEVAPQFWQNPETLNDIYVPSNKGVMVPLSAFSSYKPSSTALSINHQGQFPSVTISFNLAPGVALGEAVTSIEEITKEIGLPASIMGNFKGTAQAFKASLSSQPMLILSALVAVYIVLGVLYESYLHPITILSTLPSAGVGAALALMIFKTDMSIIAVIGVLLLIGIVKKNGIMMIDFAMAAQRKQKLDPVDAIRQACLLRFRPIMMTTMAALLGAMPLALGTGVGSELRRPLGISIVGGLIFSQMMTLYTTPVVYLYIDRLRQWTDQRRRKNKKKLYTDMVSDEVGE from the coding sequence ATGAATATATCGGCGCCTTTCATAAAAAAACCAGTAGCGACAACTCTCATAACAATAGGCATTGTTCTTGCCGGAATTGTAGCCTTCCGTTTGCTGCCTGTCTCGCCCTTGCCCCAGGTGGATTTCCCGACAATATCCGTTGCCGCTTCGTTGCCAGGAGCTGATCCTGAAACCATGTCCACGTCTGTAGCGGCTCCACTTGAAAGACAACTTGGTCAGATAGCGGGCGTTACGGAAATGACATCCACAAGTTACAGAGGAACCACAGGCATAACTCTCCAGTTTGATCTTGACCGGAATATAGACGGAGCTGCGCGTGATGTTCAGGCAGCTATAAATGCGGCAAGAGGATTTCTACCTTTAAACCTTCCGAATAATCCTACATACCGCAAGGTTAATCCTGCTGATGCTCCGGTCATGATTCTTTCCCTCACATCCGAAACTGTGAGTACGGCAAAAATGTATGACGTTGCATCATCTATTATCCAGCAAAAACTTTCCCAGGTTCAGGGGGTAGGGCAGGTCCATGTTGGAGGAAGCTCTCTACCAGCTGTTAGGGTTGACCTCAATCCTACTGCATTAAATAAGTATGGAATCAGCCTTGCAGCTGTCCGGAGCATGCTTTCTAATACAAATGCCAACAAGCCCAAAGGCAATCTGGCAAATGATGACAGAACATGGGAAATCAGGGCAAACGATCAGCTCCGCACCGCAGATCAGTATCTGCCCTTGATTGTTTCATACAAATCAGGCTCAGCCGTAAGGCTTTCGGACGTGGCTGACGTTCAGGATTCTGTTGAAGATCTGAGAACCGCCGGGCTGGTAAACGGAATTCCGGCTGTATCGGTCATAGTTTTTCGTCAACCCGGAGCCAATATCATAGAGACAGTGGATAAAGTCAGAAGCATGGTCCCGCAACTTGAGTCATCGCTGCCAGGGGGAGTCAAGCTGTCTGTGGTTCTTGATCGTACGCCTCCTATCCGTGGTTCACTGAGGGATGTGGAACAAAATCTTATTATTTCCATTCTTCTCGTTATTCTTGTCGTGTTCTGGTTTTTAAGAAGCATCAGATCAACGATTATTCCGGCGACAGCGGTAGCAGTGTCCATTATTGGAACATTCGGGATAATGTATCTGCTGGGTTATTCCCTTGACAACCTTTCCCTCATGGCTCTGACCATATCAACCGGCTTTGTGGTGGATGACGCGATAGTGGTTCTTGAAAACATAACCAGATACCGTGAAAAGGGTATGTCTCCTTTACAGGCTGCCCTGACAGGAACAAAAGAAATCGCATTTACGGTCATGTCCATGAGTACTTCTCTTGTCGCTGTTTTTATTCCCATTCTTCTTATGGGAGGAATGGTGGGCCGTCTGTTCAGGGAATTTGCTGTTACTCTTTCAGCGGCCATCATGATGTCGCTGCTTGTATCCCTGACACTTACGCCAATGATGTGCGCCAGGCTTTTAAAGCCTGAGACAAACGAAGGACATGGACCTGTTTACAGGACAAGCGAAGCTGTTTTAAACTGGATGCACAGTCGTTATGAGCTGAGTCTCAATTGGGCGCTTCGTCATCACAGGATCATGCTTGGAGTTACTGTTATTACCCTTGCCGTCAACATCGCCCTTTTTGTAAAGATCCCAAAAGGCTTTTTTCCTGAGCAGGATTCAGGGCGTTTAAGCGGAAATATCCAAGCTGCACAGGACATCTCGTTTCAGGCATTAAAGGAAAAGCTAACCCAGGTTGTTGATATAATAAGAAAGGATCCTGATGTCGAAAATGTGGCTGGTTTTACAGGCGGAGGTGGCGGCGGAGGTTCAACCACCAATACAGGCAGAATGTTTATTGCCCTGAAGCCCTTTGAAGAACGACTGACGCCATTAACTGGAATCATTGCAAGACTGCGCAAAAAATTGTCTGAAATCCCAGGGGCTGCCACCTTTCTTCAGCCGGTGCAAGATCTTCGCATAGGCGGAAGGATGAGCAACGCCATGTACCAGTATACTCTTCAGGGAGATAATGTCAGAGAACTGAACGTATGGGGACCAAAAGTTCTGCAGAAGTTGCGTGCGCTCCCAATGCTTGTGGATGTCAACAGCGACCAGCAAAACAAGGGGCTTCAGGTTTCTATTGAAATCGACCGCCAGACAGCGTCAAAATTGGGAATAACCCCCCAGGCAATAGATGAAATTCTTTATGACGCTTTCGGCCAGCGCCCTGTTTCTGTCAATTATACGCTTCTTAACCAGTATCGTGTAATAATGGAGGTGGCTCCCCAATTCTGGCAAAATCCTGAAACCCTCAATGATATATATGTCCCTTCAAACAAGGGCGTCATGGTTCCACTGAGCGCTTTCAGTTCTTATAAACCGTCTTCCACAGCGCTTTCGATAAATCATCAGGGCCAGTTCCCGTCTGTGACAATATCATTCAATCTTGCTCCTGGCGTGGCTCTTGGCGAAGCAGTTACATCAATTGAAGAAATAACAAAAGAAATAGGTCTGCCAGCAAGTATCATGGGAAATTTCAAGGGAACCGCCCAAGCCTTCAAGGCATCACTCAGCAGTCAGCCGATGCTGATTCTGTCTGCGCTTGTGGCTGTGTATATCGTCCTCGGTGTTCTTTATGAGAGCTACCTTCATCCCATAACAATACTATCAACCCTGCCGTCCGCGGGAGTTGGTGCAGCTCTTGCCCTGATGATTTTTAAAACTGACATGAGCATAATAGCGGTTATAGGTGTGCTGCTTCTTATCGGCATAGTCAAAAAAAACGGAATCATGATGATCGACTTTGCCATGGCTGCGCAAAGAAAACAAAAGCTGGATCCTGTTGATGCAATCAGGCAGGCATGTCTGCTAAGGTTCAGGCCAATCATGATGACAACTATGGCTGCCCTTCTGGGCGCCATGCCGCTTGCCCTCGGAACTGGTGTGGGATCGGAGCTGCGCAGGCCGCTTGGGATTTCCATTGTTGGAGGTCTTATTTTCAGTCAGATGATGACTCTTTATACAACTCCTGTCGTATATCTTTATATAGATCGTTTAAGACAGTGGACTGACCAGCGGCGCAGGAAAAACAAAAAAAAGCTTTATACCGACATGGTTTCTGATGAAGTCGGTGAATAA
- a CDS encoding MFS transporter, with protein MNRAKATFRALSSKNYRLFMAGQGISLIGTWVQQTAMSWLVYRLTHSAALLGVVGFCSQIPSFFVAPFAGVLADRINKHRLIILTQALSMIQALTLGILLMTDYIKVWHIPVLSLFLGLVNAFDIPTRQSFVIEMVEDKSLLGNAIALNSSMVNVARMIGPTIAGIMIAAFGEEICFFTNAASYVAVIISLLLMKNIKSRISSDQKSALKGLREGFNYAFGFMPIKVIILQLGLVSLTGVPFMVLLPIFASDILHGGPHTLGFLMGASGVGALCGALFLASRKDVLGLGKIIASATLIFGCGLVFFSISSVLWLSMTMLFWAGFGMMVQMAASNTILQTIVDDDKRGRVMSFFTMAFIGMAPFGSLWAGTLASHIGAPKTLFIGGVCCMICSAVFSRKLPDLRKMIRPVYEKIGIIKTY; from the coding sequence TTGAACCGTGCAAAAGCTACTTTCCGTGCCCTGTCTTCAAAAAACTACAGGCTATTCATGGCAGGCCAGGGGATTTCCTTGATAGGAACCTGGGTGCAACAGACTGCAATGAGCTGGCTGGTTTACAGATTGACACATTCAGCCGCACTTTTAGGCGTTGTCGGCTTCTGTAGCCAGATTCCCTCATTTTTTGTGGCGCCCTTTGCCGGAGTTCTTGCAGACAGGATAAACAAGCACAGACTGATCATCCTGACACAGGCACTTTCCATGATTCAGGCTCTCACCTTGGGAATTCTCCTTATGACTGACTACATCAAGGTCTGGCACATACCTGTACTCAGCCTCTTTCTTGGCCTTGTCAACGCTTTTGATATTCCAACTCGCCAGTCTTTTGTAATTGAAATGGTGGAAGACAAATCCCTTCTTGGAAACGCCATAGCCCTTAATTCCTCAATGGTTAATGTTGCCCGAATGATAGGCCCTACGATAGCAGGCATCATGATTGCTGCTTTTGGCGAAGAAATCTGCTTTTTTACAAATGCGGCCAGTTATGTGGCAGTGATTATTTCTCTGCTTCTTATGAAAAACATAAAGAGCAGAATTAGCTCCGATCAGAAATCAGCCCTGAAAGGCCTTAGGGAAGGATTTAATTATGCGTTCGGTTTTATGCCAATCAAGGTAATCATACTGCAACTTGGTCTTGTTAGTCTTACAGGTGTGCCGTTCATGGTGCTTCTGCCGATTTTCGCAAGCGATATTCTGCATGGAGGACCTCATACACTTGGATTTCTCATGGGAGCTTCAGGAGTCGGGGCTCTCTGCGGCGCTCTGTTTCTTGCATCACGAAAAGATGTTCTTGGACTTGGTAAAATTATAGCTTCAGCAACTCTGATCTTTGGCTGCGGACTTGTCTTTTTTTCCATATCCAGTGTTCTGTGGCTTTCAATGACAATGCTATTTTGGGCAGGATTTGGAATGATGGTTCAAATGGCCGCAAGCAATACAATTCTTCAAACAATAGTTGATGATGATAAGCGCGGCAGGGTAATGAGTTTCTTCACAATGGCCTTTATCGGCATGGCTCCATTCGGAAGCCTGTGGGCTGGTACGCTTGCCAGTCATATTGGCGCTCCTAAAACTCTTTTCATTGGAGGAGTCTGCTGCATGATCTGTTCAGCCGTCTTTTCCAGAAAACTTCCAGATCTGAGGAAAATGATCAGGCCTGTATATGAGAAAATTGGCATCATAAAGACTTACTAA
- a CDS encoding efflux transporter outer membrane subunit, with the protein MKKNNIIRNSFRLALSLSLLVSTTACTMGRDYIKPETRSPDSFKEMKGWKIGKPNDESIGEAWWKVFNDPQLNALEEKVNISNQNIMAAEARFRQARAAVQAARSGYFPGVNAGASFSRSQKSENIKGSTGTVNSDFMLPADISWEADLWGKIRRTVEASQAGQQASAADLAAVRLSVQAELAQDFFQLRTLDSQKKILDSTVELYEKSLEMARNRYDSGVVSKSDVLQAETQLKSTQAQVIDIGVQRAQLEHAIALLTGQPASNFSLAFAPLEVSPPPIPVGVPSELLERRPDIASAERHVAAANAQIGAAEAAFYPTIRLSAGGGYESSAIDKLFDWPSHFWSFGPSISGNVFDGGLRSAQSQQAQAVYDASVAAYRNNVLSGFQEVEDNLAALRILEEEAKVQDDAVKSAQKALDVSLNQYKAGTVSYVNVIISQTVKLSNEKTATSISGRRMAASVLLVKALGGGWNSAALNAPDNMQTANEADYENTKQGKP; encoded by the coding sequence ATGAAAAAGAACAATATAATCAGAAATTCTTTCAGACTGGCATTATCGCTTTCCTTGCTTGTCTCCACCACTGCGTGCACAATGGGCAGGGATTATATAAAGCCTGAAACCAGGTCGCCGGATTCCTTCAAGGAAATGAAGGGCTGGAAAATAGGGAAGCCGAATGATGAATCAATCGGAGAAGCCTGGTGGAAGGTGTTTAATGACCCGCAGCTGAATGCTCTGGAAGAAAAGGTAAACATCTCGAATCAGAATATAATGGCTGCCGAGGCCAGATTTCGTCAGGCAAGAGCGGCTGTTCAGGCTGCAAGATCAGGGTATTTTCCAGGCGTCAATGCCGGAGCTTCATTCAGCCGATCCCAGAAGTCAGAAAATATCAAAGGCTCCACTGGAACTGTAAATTCTGATTTTATGCTGCCCGCAGATATCTCATGGGAAGCTGATTTGTGGGGGAAAATAAGGCGAACAGTGGAAGCGAGTCAGGCCGGTCAGCAGGCCAGTGCAGCTGATCTTGCTGCCGTACGCCTAAGTGTACAGGCTGAACTGGCGCAGGACTTTTTTCAGCTTAGGACTCTGGATTCCCAGAAAAAAATTCTTGATTCAACTGTGGAGCTGTATGAAAAATCCCTTGAAATGGCAAGAAACAGATACGACAGCGGAGTTGTCTCAAAGTCTGATGTGTTGCAGGCAGAGACCCAGCTGAAAAGTACACAGGCGCAGGTGATTGACATCGGAGTTCAGAGGGCGCAACTTGAACACGCCATAGCCCTTTTGACAGGACAACCTGCATCTAATTTTTCCCTTGCATTTGCTCCGCTTGAAGTTTCACCACCTCCAATTCCAGTGGGAGTGCCGTCGGAACTTCTTGAACGCAGGCCTGACATAGCTTCGGCAGAAAGGCATGTAGCTGCCGCAAATGCCCAGATCGGAGCAGCAGAAGCGGCATTTTATCCAACCATAAGGCTGTCTGCAGGCGGAGGTTATGAATCTTCAGCCATAGATAAGCTGTTCGATTGGCCAAGCCATTTCTGGTCTTTCGGGCCTTCGATAAGTGGAAATGTTTTTGACGGTGGACTTAGAAGCGCCCAAAGCCAGCAGGCACAGGCTGTTTACGATGCGAGTGTCGCAGCTTACAGAAATAACGTCCTTTCTGGTTTTCAGGAAGTGGAAGATAATCTGGCTGCTTTAAGAATTCTGGAAGAAGAGGCAAAGGTTCAGGATGATGCGGTTAAGTCCGCACAGAAGGCGCTGGATGTTTCATTAAACCAGTATAAGGCTGGTACAGTGAGTTATGTGAATGTCATAATTTCCCAGACAGTAAAGCTTTCAAATGAAAAAACAGCTACATCCATAAGCGGTAGACGCATGGCCGCAAGTGTACTTTTAGTGAAGGCTCTGGGCGGAGGATGGAATTCTGCTGCATTGAATGCACCAGATAATATGCAAACAGCAAATGAGGCAGATTATGAAAACACAAAACAAGGCAAACCTTAA
- a CDS encoding helix-turn-helix domain-containing protein — MTHRLVSPESLGLALRTERKKKSLTQKAVGHQVCMEQHTISKVEKGNPGTTLNTLFRLLAALDLELVIQPCQKNEKVEGDSW, encoded by the coding sequence ATGACCCACAGACTTGTTTCACCTGAAAGTTTAGGACTTGCCTTAAGGACTGAGCGCAAGAAGAAAAGCCTTACCCAAAAAGCAGTGGGGCATCAGGTCTGCATGGAACAGCATACCATCTCCAAGGTTGAAAAGGGTAATCCTGGAACAACGCTGAATACTCTTTTCCGTCTTCTTGCAGCTCTTGATCTTGAACTTGTTATACAGCCTTGTCAAAAAAATGAAAAAGTCGAAGGAGACAGCTGGTAG
- a CDS encoding MdtB/MuxB family multidrug efflux RND transporter permease subunit, whose amino-acid sequence MNFSSIFIKRPVATTLLMIAIILAGAVAYRQLPVSALPQVDYPTIQVRTFYPGASPDVMTSSVTAPLEKQFGQMPGLTQMTSASSNGSSVITMQFSLNLSLDVAEQQVQAAINAAFNFLPKDLPSPPVYSKVNPADAPILTLALSSDTLPLPKVEDLADMRFAQKISQMPGVGLVSISGGQRPAVRIHANPTALASYGMTLEDLRTAITAANVNQAKGGFDGPRQSYIIGANDQIYSSKDYKSLIVVYKNGAPIKMTDVAEVVDDAENVNQAAWMNTSPSVIVNIQRQPGANVIEVVDSIKKLLPQLQSSLPPTIKVAVLTDRTTTIRESVKDVQFELILSVALVVLVIFLFLRNFAATMIPSVAVPLSLVGSFGVMYLLGFSLNNLTLMALTISTGFVVDDAIVMIENIARYVEEGEEPLQAALKGSKQIGFTILSLTVSLIAVLIPLLFMGDVVGRLFREFAITLGVTILISAVVSLTLTPMMCARILKHVPEEKQGKFYHGSQLVFDRVIAAYGRSLQWVMKHQTATLVVAGVMLVLTVLLYVIVPKGFFPVQDTGLIQGISEARQSISFPAMAERQQELAKVILKDPAVESLSSFIGVDGTNTTLNSGRILINLKPLSERKINAGDIIRRLQPELAKVDGITLFMQPVQDLTVDAKVSRTQYQYTLEDPNGDELNLWAPKVVEKLAEMPELRDVNSDQQDKGLKVVLDIDRNTASRFGITPQMIDDSLYDAFGQRLVSTIFTELNQYRVVLAAKPAFQKDPSGLSSIYLRSSGGGQVPLSAVAKASETTGPLVINRIGQFSAVTTSFNLAKGVALGDAVTAIENATKQMNMPVSIHGSFQGTAQAFKASLTNEPLLILAALITVYIVLGVLYESYIHPVTILSTLPSAGVGAVLSLMLCRSELNVIAIIGIILLIGIVKKNGIMMVDFALDAEREECKSPSEAIYQACLLRFRPIMMTTMAALLGALPLAMSHGMGAELRRPLGISIVGGLIISQILTLYTTPVIYLAFDRMARRRRGLAAERDNTFMDGQDQ is encoded by the coding sequence ATGAATTTTTCAAGTATTTTCATAAAAAGACCTGTTGCGACCACGCTGCTCATGATTGCCATAATCCTGGCAGGCGCTGTCGCTTATCGTCAGCTACCTGTTTCAGCTTTGCCGCAGGTTGATTATCCAACCATTCAGGTTCGTACTTTTTATCCTGGAGCAAGCCCGGATGTAATGACATCTTCTGTAACCGCACCTCTTGAGAAACAGTTCGGTCAGATGCCGGGACTCACCCAGATGACGTCTGCCAGCTCCAACGGTAGTTCGGTCATAACCATGCAGTTCAGCTTGAATTTAAGTCTCGATGTGGCTGAGCAGCAGGTTCAGGCAGCCATAAACGCCGCTTTCAATTTTCTTCCCAAGGATCTGCCGTCTCCTCCTGTTTACAGCAAAGTTAATCCTGCGGACGCGCCGATTCTGACTCTGGCCCTGTCATCGGATACGTTACCATTGCCAAAGGTAGAAGATCTGGCGGACATGAGATTCGCTCAGAAAATTTCCCAGATGCCAGGCGTTGGATTAGTAAGCATAAGCGGAGGCCAGCGGCCAGCTGTACGTATCCATGCAAACCCGACTGCCCTGGCTTCTTATGGAATGACACTTGAGGATCTGCGCACAGCCATTACAGCCGCAAATGTGAACCAGGCAAAGGGAGGTTTTGACGGACCACGACAGTCCTACATTATTGGAGCGAATGACCAGATATATTCAAGCAAGGATTACAAGTCACTCATAGTTGTATACAAAAATGGCGCGCCCATAAAGATGACTGATGTTGCTGAAGTGGTTGATGATGCTGAAAACGTGAATCAGGCCGCATGGATGAATACGTCGCCATCGGTTATCGTGAATATCCAGAGACAACCAGGCGCAAATGTAATTGAGGTTGTGGACAGCATTAAAAAACTTCTGCCACAGCTGCAGAGTTCTCTTCCTCCAACAATTAAAGTTGCAGTTCTAACAGACCGCACTACAACCATCCGAGAATCTGTGAAGGATGTCCAGTTTGAACTTATTCTGTCAGTTGCGCTGGTTGTTTTGGTTATATTCCTGTTTCTTAGAAATTTTGCCGCAACCATGATACCAAGTGTGGCAGTTCCGCTGTCGCTTGTCGGTTCATTCGGAGTGATGTATCTGCTTGGTTTCAGCCTTAATAATTTAACATTAATGGCTTTGACCATTTCCACGGGCTTTGTCGTGGATGATGCCATTGTAATGATAGAAAACATCGCCCGTTACGTCGAAGAAGGTGAAGAGCCGCTTCAGGCTGCACTCAAAGGCTCGAAGCAGATCGGATTCACAATTCTTTCTCTTACTGTTTCACTGATTGCGGTTCTTATTCCGCTTCTTTTCATGGGAGATGTTGTTGGCCGTCTTTTTCGTGAGTTTGCGATTACCCTCGGAGTGACCATACTTATTTCGGCAGTTGTTTCATTGACCCTTACCCCCATGATGTGTGCAAGGATTCTCAAACATGTTCCAGAGGAAAAACAGGGGAAATTCTATCATGGTTCCCAACTGGTATTTGACAGAGTCATTGCCGCATATGGCAGGTCACTACAATGGGTAATGAAACACCAGACAGCCACACTTGTGGTTGCTGGGGTAATGCTTGTTCTTACAGTGCTGCTTTATGTAATTGTACCTAAAGGCTTTTTCCCTGTTCAGGACACAGGATTAATCCAGGGAATTTCAGAAGCCAGGCAATCTATCTCATTTCCTGCCATGGCCGAGCGCCAGCAGGAACTTGCAAAGGTGATATTAAAAGATCCGGCAGTTGAGAGCCTTTCATCTTTCATAGGCGTTGACGGAACAAATACGACCCTGAATTCCGGCAGAATCCTTATTAATCTGAAGCCGCTTTCAGAACGAAAAATCAATGCGGGTGACATTATAAGAAGGCTTCAGCCCGAGCTTGCAAAAGTAGACGGTATAACACTTTTTATGCAGCCTGTTCAGGATCTGACCGTTGATGCCAAGGTCAGCCGTACCCAGTATCAGTACACGCTGGAAGATCCCAACGGTGACGAGCTTAATCTTTGGGCGCCCAAGGTTGTGGAAAAACTTGCAGAAATGCCTGAACTCCGTGATGTCAACAGCGACCAGCAGGACAAGGGCCTGAAAGTCGTGCTTGATATAGACAGAAATACTGCCTCGCGTTTTGGCATTACACCGCAGATGATAGACGATTCTCTTTATGACGCCTTTGGTCAGCGCCTTGTTTCAACCATTTTCACAGAGTTGAACCAGTATAGGGTTGTTCTTGCGGCAAAACCGGCATTCCAGAAGGATCCTTCAGGACTCAGTTCCATTTACCTGCGTTCTTCGGGAGGAGGGCAGGTGCCGCTCAGCGCTGTGGCAAAGGCCTCAGAAACAACAGGCCCACTTGTCATAAACAGGATAGGGCAATTTTCAGCAGTAACCACATCTTTCAACCTTGCAAAAGGCGTGGCTCTTGGCGATGCGGTAACTGCCATCGAAAACGCAACGAAGCAAATGAATATGCCTGTCAGTATACACGGAAGCTTTCAGGGCACAGCCCAGGCATTTAAAGCATCCCTCACCAACGAACCTCTTTTGATTCTTGCGGCTTTGATCACGGTTTACATTGTCCTTGGCGTTTTGTACGAAAGCTATATCCATCCTGTTACCATCCTATCCACTCTTCCTTCAGCCGGTGTTGGAGCTGTTCTGTCACTCATGCTCTGCCGCAGTGAACTTAACGTTATTGCCATTATCGGCATAATTTTGCTCATAGGTATAGTGAAGAAAAACGGAATAATGATGGTGGATTTCGCCCTTGACGCAGAAAGAGAGGAATGCAAATCACCTTCAGAAGCCATTTACCAGGCATGTCTTCTGAGATTCAGACCGATAATGATGACGACAATGGCAGCTTTGCTTGGGGCTCTGCCCCTTGCCATGAGTCATGGTATGGGAGCTGAACTGCGCAGGCCACTTGGCATATCCATTGTTGGAGGATTGATAATAAGCCAGATTCTTACTCTTTACACAACTCCGGTCATCTATCTCGCTTTTGACAGAATGGCCCGTCGCAGACGAGGCCTTGCTGCCGAACGTGATAATACTTTTATGGACGGGCAGGATCAGTAA